GCTAGAAAAAGATATTGACCACTGATTTGAAGTATTTTAGTATATTAGTCTGCTAAcgcttttatttttatcaggGGTCTACATTCAGTTCAGGTCATTACTCCGCATACTTGACCCAATACCTTTGCTCTTGATAAAGCTACCGTTTTCTGTCAAACATCAGACTCACTAGGAGTCTGTTGTTCTCTTAGACCTGGATGATTCCATGGTTCAAGAAGTACAATGGATATTTTGTCTAGGAGTTCTTGTGTTAATAGTCTGCTTAGTGCTTCCAACTCCTTTGTGCAATCGTCTTCTATAGAAGTCCTTGTGGTTGGGCATATCATTCAAATCCTTTCCTAGTGATACATTGAGTAATAGGATGTTGTAGCATGTCTCTGTTGTGATTTTTATTTGATGTCATTAAAATATTACTAAGACCTCTTTTTTCCCTTTGCAGTAAAGAATGTAAGGGAGGAGTATAATATGAGATTTTATGCCATTTGAAGTTTGAAAATGGGGCACAGACTAGAAACTAGACGACATCATGGAAGCTTCAGTTCTGCAAAAGAGATCAAATCATCCCTAGCAAATCAAAGTTTAAAGCTCAGAGACAAGTATAAAGTTGAAAGCACAGAAGATAAACCATACATAAGTAGGCATCATGACTTAAGCAAGACGGTCAATGAGAATGTTTCAGAATTGACCTCCTCTGGATATCACCAAAACCAGTGGTTAGGGAGTAAGGAAAATAAAGATGACGAGCTTGTCAAGTACATGTCCAATTTGCCAGGTTATCTGCAGCATGCggaaaagggaaaaaatataCAAGGAAAGGCTTTGAATTTTGGAGTCCTTGATTGGGAGCGTCTGGAGAAATGGAAGTATACTGAACGTATGCCTGCAAGCTGTCATCGTAAGGCGTTATCAGGTAGTTCTTCATTTGTTGCTGTAAGGCCTCCCCCTCCCAAAGCTTATAGCATGTCTTCTCAGAGAAAGCAAATGCCATTACCGAGCGTTCCGTCTTGTGAACAAAAGCTTGCAGAACCTGTACAGCAATCCCAATCAGAGTTTATGCAGACCCAGGATATGCAAACTACACGGTGCCCCACAAAGCATGGTAAGCAGAAACAACGTCTTAGGAAGGAGGTACCACCTCGCAGGTGCAATTCCGAACTAAATATTGGCAAATACATGGACTGTGATTCTGTTCAAAAGATGAGAACAGATGAAGAAGATTTGTCCTGGGTACCAATCAAGAACGTCAGTGTTCGTTGTAGTCATACAAACAGTGTTCAAGATTGTAAAAGCAAGATCAAATTCGATAATGAAGACAACCTTAGTTCCCAAAATGATGCTGCTGAACCCAAGAATATTGTTCTCTTGGTTCCAAAACATCGTTCAAAAACAAGTACGGAGGCCTCTCAATTCTCAGAATTGAGAACATCTTTTGATAAGCAACCAGCTGATGTGATGAGGACAGGATTTTCTGATTGTTCTTCTCTGGAATCCTTCTCTAGTGAAGTGCTTGCTGTTCCACATTCATGTCCTCTGCCTGTGAGCTCTGCGACGAATATGGAGTCTCATGTGAAACAACGCCACTTGTCCAGTGCTCGGGACATAACAGATTTACGCTCATCCCCATGTCAAAATGAGAGGATAACTAGTCGCTCTTCATTTGATGCCAAATGTCTGAAACACAATAAATCTGATGTAGAATTGAAAGTACCAGCTGAGACTTCGCAGAGAGCAGATTTGGACACTGCAGAACAGGCAGTGGTGAAGGGAAGACACCCATCCCCTAATAAGAGGTTTAGCTTCAGTCTTAGTCGAATGAGCAGAAGTTTCAGTTTTAAGGAGACCTCGGCTGCTCCACCACAGAATAGTACAAATAGCATCCCCAAGTCTGGCCCAGCAGGAGCTTCTTCCAGTACAGATCTCAGTAATCGGGAGAAGACAAATGCTGGTATCAGAGGAAGATCTAGTCCTTTGAGAAGACTCCTAGATCCATTGCTGAAGCCTAAGGGCGTTCATTCAGCTGAGACATTCTCGGTTTCTAGTGGTAACTCAAATTGCAATACTTTGCCCACTAACCACAACAAACACGTTCATCTGAAAAAGCATCACCCCTCAACTCTTCAGGCTCTTCTGCAGCTTTCACTTAAAGATGGAGTTCCATTTTTTAAACTTGTTGTTGACGATGATGGTGGCATTCTTGCTGCAGCTGTCAAGAAGTTACCAAAGTCCGGCAAGGGTGGAAATAGCTTGGTTTATGCTTTCTATGCAGTTCATGAAATTAAAAGGAGGAGTGGGGGTTGGATGAGCCATGGAACAAAAGAGAAATGTGCTGGCTTTGGTTATAAAGTTATTGGTCAGATGGAGATTTCTTGTTCTGAAGTTCAAAGCTCAAGTCTACCTGAGCAGAAAAGCATATCTGTGCAAAGGGAATCTGTCTTGTATAGCATTGATTGTGGACAGGTGGAAAAGCAAGTCCCTGATTCTTGTCAAAAGAGAGAGCTTGCCGCCATTGTTGTTATGAACTCAAGTCAAtataaacaagaaggtatgcAGCAATTACCCGGAGAGACCTGTGAAACATACAGTGACGTTGTAGTCATTCTGCC
This DNA window, taken from Solanum dulcamara chromosome 3, daSolDulc1.2, whole genome shotgun sequence, encodes the following:
- the LOC129882321 gene encoding uncharacterized protein LOC129882321; translation: MGHRLETRRHHGSFSSAKEIKSSLANQSLKLRDKYKVESTEDKPYISRHHDLSKTVNENVSELTSSGYHQNQWLGSKENKDDELVKYMSNLPGYLQHAEKGKNIQGKALNFGVLDWERLEKWKYTERMPASCHRKALSGSSSFVAVRPPPPKAYSMSSQRKQMPLPSVPSCEQKLAEPVQQSQSEFMQTQDMQTTRCPTKHGKQKQRLRKEVPPRRCNSELNIGKYMDCDSVQKMRTDEEDLSWVPIKNVSVRCSHTNSVQDCKSKIKFDNEDNLSSQNDAAEPKNIVLLVPKHRSKTSTEASQFSELRTSFDKQPADVMRTGFSDCSSLESFSSEVLAVPHSCPLPVSSATNMESHVKQRHLSSARDITDLRSSPCQNERITSRSSFDAKCLKHNKSDVELKVPAETSQRADLDTAEQAVVKGRHPSPNKRFSFSLSRMSRSFSFKETSAAPPQNSTNSIPKSGPAGASSSTDLSNREKTNAGIRGRSSPLRRLLDPLLKPKGVHSAETFSVSSGNSNCNTLPTNHNKHVHLKKHHPSTLQALLQLSLKDGVPFFKLVVDDDGGILAAAVKKLPKSGKGGNSLVYAFYAVHEIKRRSGGWMSHGTKEKCAGFGYKVIGQMEISCSEVQSSSLPEQKSISVQRESVLYSIDCGQVEKQVPDSCQKRELAAIVVMNSSQYKQEGMQQLPGETCETYSDVVVILPGGTHNLPNDGTPSSLLERWRSGGLCDCGGWDVGCKLKILEQDKSCRSQDFLNLLIQGGDRRSKPIFSMAPLKNGLYSVEFDSSVPLLEAFSICVSALTSHKLADIFEIGQKASSDATRGTKASTTVQGQVPQRYVSSPPPSPVGRI